A single window of Leptolyngbya ohadii IS1 DNA harbors:
- a CDS encoding C45 family autoproteolytic acyltransferase/hydolase — translation MFVLITQATAAGTVVLQFGDRTLPISRSELQALAANESTSPELLQFLQESEQTPENISRWLTTAITPPKSLRNSTRDFALIQLNKAVGNPLRDGSLHALQASLSKSLQKDDRFTLMELTENYPASTVRLDLGLLASVYDDVDRVMTRLEPVLQVTQSLIPELVCDCSAASADQEPATPQSRAVFKTLQPALGTIAEPSGKAILTAQLPSDSPALVNRNLVIQFGLLGRSIPLQDLTRFAETGELSRGWRSIFRVAGIDPDAVQNGLNQPIAANLRFLDRTLNTLLGEYLLFQVGQVVRTRANVANIQALRSAIVLSAAEDGQLSLLEILQRYPTPDAVIDARVLARLGRQVSRFQPRAAAQSAGMALEDWLLSLQASAADTRCVCEDGKPISSTSSVVPPVPPTISADRIAQFLPSNWQPVSPRRVDRGIIRVIWLQGTPYEMGYQHGQMLHEEIASLGNEVLGVLRLAGRGLALGQFAANRSYPDVIEECRGLTAATQDIGMTFESCMALAYGDVLQEIFGNTLPNVLFWDGCSQWVATGEATVDGRLYHGSTLDNQDRPVDYIMNNPVVFVRQPQNGLPHVFITYPAVVWPNWGLNVAGITMGLDSLHPRSFAEMNLDGRSDVQMMAQVLRTSTTFTEARQLKESEPSARANLIMIADGKSKEADVFEIVGNHLAVRELQENGVLYVTNHAEQPEIFEHQRLPLNASTTSRFKRFAQLMEPDGVSTLYGKLDAAGMVKIGRDRTDPNTMQPSPLELFDDDASPGGNGSLRQGVYDPDKLLLWVAAGSPPVPENPFVCFSLGEMLNFPNAVPCESPSL, via the coding sequence TTGTTCGTTCTCATAACGCAGGCAACTGCGGCGGGAACGGTTGTGTTGCAGTTTGGCGATCGCACGCTGCCAATTTCCCGATCGGAATTACAGGCACTTGCGGCGAACGAGTCCACCTCCCCAGAACTGCTGCAATTTTTGCAGGAAAGTGAGCAGACTCCGGAAAATATTAGCCGCTGGCTTACCACAGCCATTACTCCACCTAAATCCCTGCGGAATAGCACCCGCGATTTTGCGCTGATTCAGCTAAATAAAGCTGTTGGAAATCCGCTCAGGGATGGCAGTCTGCACGCACTCCAGGCTTCCCTCAGCAAGAGCCTGCAAAAGGACGATCGGTTTACGTTGATGGAGCTAACGGAGAACTATCCTGCTTCCACTGTGCGGCTGGATCTAGGACTTTTAGCCAGTGTCTATGACGATGTCGATCGGGTGATGACCCGCCTGGAGCCTGTGCTTCAGGTCACGCAATCCCTGATCCCAGAATTGGTGTGCGATTGCAGTGCCGCATCAGCAGACCAAGAACCCGCCACTCCCCAATCCCGTGCTGTCTTCAAAACGCTACAGCCTGCGCTTGGCACGATCGCAGAACCTTCAGGAAAGGCAATCCTCACGGCTCAGTTGCCCAGCGATTCTCCTGCGTTAGTAAATCGCAATCTGGTTATTCAGTTTGGGTTACTAGGGCGTTCCATTCCCCTTCAAGATTTAACCCGCTTTGCCGAAACCGGAGAGCTTTCGAGGGGTTGGCGATCGATCTTTCGAGTGGCAGGGATCGATCCAGATGCGGTTCAGAATGGGTTAAATCAACCGATCGCTGCGAATTTGAGATTTTTAGACCGAACCCTCAACACGCTGCTGGGGGAGTATCTGCTGTTTCAGGTGGGGCAGGTCGTGCGGACTCGTGCCAATGTCGCCAATATTCAGGCGTTGCGATCGGCGATCGTTCTTTCAGCCGCAGAGGATGGGCAGCTTTCGCTCCTAGAAATTTTACAGCGGTATCCCACCCCGGATGCGGTGATCGATGCCAGAGTGTTGGCGCGTCTGGGTCGGCAAGTCTCCCGTTTTCAGCCCAGAGCAGCGGCTCAGTCGGCGGGAATGGCGCTGGAGGATTGGCTGCTGTCACTTCAGGCATCGGCGGCTGATACCCGCTGTGTTTGTGAAGACGGAAAACCCATTTCCAGCACTTCCAGCGTCGTCCCCCCCGTTCCGCCCACGATTTCTGCCGATCGCATCGCTCAGTTTTTGCCGTCAAACTGGCAGCCCGTTTCCCCCCGGCGCGTCGATCGGGGAATTATTCGCGTCATCTGGCTCCAGGGAACGCCCTATGAAATGGGCTATCAGCATGGGCAAATGCTGCACGAAGAAATCGCCTCTCTGGGAAATGAAGTTTTGGGAGTGCTGCGGCTTGCGGGTCGGGGGTTAGCGCTGGGACAATTTGCTGCGAATCGTTCCTATCCCGATGTCATTGAGGAATGCCGGGGACTGACAGCGGCAACCCAGGATATTGGTATGACCTTCGAGTCCTGCATGGCGTTGGCGTATGGCGATGTGCTTCAGGAAATATTCGGTAACACCTTGCCCAATGTGCTGTTCTGGGATGGATGCAGTCAGTGGGTCGCAACGGGGGAAGCCACGGTAGACGGTCGCCTGTACCACGGCAGTACGCTGGACAACCAGGATCGTCCGGTTGACTACATCATGAACAATCCCGTTGTGTTTGTTCGTCAGCCGCAGAATGGTTTGCCCCATGTGTTTATTACCTATCCGGCGGTGGTGTGGCCCAACTGGGGCTTGAATGTGGCGGGAATCACAATGGGGTTAGACTCCCTGCATCCGCGATCGTTTGCTGAGATGAATTTAGACGGTCGCAGCGATGTGCAAATGATGGCGCAGGTGTTGCGCACTTCAACGACGTTTACCGAAGCCCGCCAACTGAAGGAATCGGAGCCGAGTGCAAGAGCAAATCTAATCATGATTGCAGATGGTAAATCCAAGGAAGCAGACGTTTTTGAAATTGTGGGCAACCATCTGGCAGTGCGGGAGCTGCAAGAAAACGGAGTGCTTTACGTCACAAATCACGCGGAGCAACCCGAAATCTTTGAGCATCAGAGACTTCCCCTCAATGCATCCACAACCAGCCGTTTTAAGCGATTTGCACAGCTGATGGAGCCGGATGGGGTGAGTACGCTGTACGGCAAATTGGACGCAGCAGGCATGGTAAAAATTGGGCGCGATCGCACCGATCCCAACACGATGCAGCCCAGCCCTTTGGAATTGTTCGATGATGATGCCAGTCCTGGCGGCAATGGTTCGCTACGCCAGGGTGTCTATGACCCAGATAAACTGCTGCTGTGGGTTGCTGCGGGTTCACCCCCTGTTCCTGAAAATCCCTTTGTTTGTTTCTCGTTAGGCGAAATGCTGAACTTTCCCAATGCTGTTCCCTGTGAATCCCCGTCTCTATAA
- a CDS encoding potassium channel family protein gives MVELLNISTWSHSYSVIAAILFIVICVPILLLQQEFFSTPKVTADTLKGGIAIYVLMGVAWAMVYTILFDFNPSSFAGVQPSQFRSDLLHFSFVTLTTLGYGNILPMETSARLISDLEAIAGIMYPAILISRLVSEYSSKNKEIHHGN, from the coding sequence GTGGTAGAACTGTTAAATATCTCTACATGGAGCCACAGCTATAGTGTCATCGCAGCTATCCTTTTTATTGTGATTTGCGTACCCATTCTGCTGCTTCAGCAGGAGTTTTTCTCAACCCCAAAAGTGACAGCAGATACCCTTAAAGGGGGAATTGCCATTTACGTCTTGATGGGAGTCGCCTGGGCGATGGTTTACACCATTTTGTTTGACTTTAATCCGAGTTCCTTCGCTGGTGTTCAACCCTCTCAGTTCCGATCCGATCTCCTGCACTTCAGTTTTGTCACTTTAACCACTCTGGGCTACGGCAATATTCTGCCGATGGAGACTTCAGCCAGACTTATTTCTGATTTAGAAGCGATCGCCGGCATTATGTATCCAGCCATTCTCATCTCTCGCTTAGTCAGCGAATATTCTTCCAAGAACAAGGAGATTCACCATGGAAATTGA
- a CDS encoding efflux RND transporter periplasmic adaptor subunit — MPYSHLTQTGFFQFLRSFPVLSLFLLTLPLASCRDGTTQASAPPAVPVKLQVVQPATVIESSQFIGTLESAAKVNLTPETQGRIVNVLVQPGDRVDPGTPILTIQPGQTVPQLQGAQAGVSAAQANQQAMVDQFRVAEKNLEVAQTELASAQSSRDLSKTNYERASFLLSQGAIGTYNYDRAKTDLDIAGDRVDAAQKRVSAAQASVSQARAVVNQANAGIRQAQSQVSAAAVNVGFKEVVAPIGGTVGELFFKVGDVVSGGQSITNIVQNNALDLRLSVPSNRLNQLRRGLTVELIDPVTRDRIGTGAINFISPTVDSAAQVVLVKARFPNPDGRLRNGQSVEARIIWDRDTGILIPTNAVLQVSGKSFAYVAETDNSQGEARQVARMRPVTLGEIQAQDYQVIDGLNPGENLIVSGILRLRDGVPIQPES, encoded by the coding sequence ATGCCGTATTCCCATTTAACTCAAACTGGCTTTTTTCAATTCCTCCGATCGTTCCCCGTTTTGAGTTTGTTTCTGTTGACCCTGCCTCTGGCTTCCTGTCGAGATGGCACTACTCAGGCATCAGCCCCGCCCGCAGTTCCCGTTAAGCTACAGGTGGTGCAGCCTGCCACGGTGATCGAAAGCTCACAGTTTATTGGCACGCTGGAATCTGCGGCAAAGGTAAACCTCACACCGGAGACCCAGGGACGAATTGTAAATGTGCTGGTACAGCCGGGCGATCGGGTCGATCCGGGAACGCCAATTCTGACGATTCAGCCCGGTCAAACGGTTCCCCAGCTTCAGGGAGCGCAGGCAGGAGTGAGCGCAGCGCAGGCAAATCAACAGGCGATGGTTGATCAGTTCCGGGTGGCGGAGAAGAATCTGGAGGTGGCTCAGACGGAGTTAGCCAGTGCCCAATCGAGCCGCGATCTCTCGAAGACGAACTATGAGCGGGCATCGTTTTTGCTGAGCCAGGGGGCGATCGGCACCTATAACTACGATCGGGCTAAAACGGATCTCGATATTGCGGGCGATCGGGTTGATGCGGCACAGAAGCGGGTTTCGGCGGCGCAGGCATCCGTGAGTCAGGCGCGGGCGGTAGTGAATCAGGCAAATGCCGGAATTCGGCAGGCACAGTCCCAGGTTTCGGCGGCGGCGGTGAATGTGGGGTTTAAAGAAGTCGTTGCCCCGATCGGCGGCACGGTGGGCGAGCTCTTTTTTAAGGTGGGCGATGTGGTGTCGGGTGGGCAATCCATTACTAACATTGTGCAAAACAATGCGCTGGACTTGCGCTTATCTGTGCCCTCCAATCGTCTCAATCAGCTGCGGCGCGGCTTAACGGTGGAGTTAATTGATCCGGTTACACGCGATCGCATTGGCACGGGAGCGATTAACTTTATCTCGCCGACGGTAGATTCTGCTGCCCAGGTGGTGCTGGTCAAAGCCCGATTTCCGAACCCCGATGGACGGCTGCGAAACGGACAGTCTGTGGAGGCACGGATCATCTGGGATCGGGATACGGGCATTTTGATTCCTACCAATGCGGTTTTGCAGGTCAGCGGTAAAAGTTTTGCCTACGTTGCCGAAACCGACAATTCCCAGGGAGAAGCGCGACAGGTGGCACGAATGCGTCCGGTAACACTGGGCGAGATCCAGGCGCAGGACTATCAGGTAATTGATGGCTTAAACCCCGGTGAAAATCTGATCGTTTCAGGGATTCTGCGACTGCGCGACGGTGTGCCGATTCAGCCGGAGTCCTAG